In Beggiatoa leptomitoformis, the genomic window GATTCGTGATTGTGGTTGTAAATCAGGTTTAGTTTTTAACCCCGCGACTCCATTAGATTATTTACGCCATGTACTGGATAAAGTTGATATGATTTTATTAATGTCAGTTAATCCCGGCTTTGGTGGACAATCTTTTATTCCCAACACCTTAAATAAATTACGTGAAGCCAGACAGTTGATTGATAACAGTGGCTTATCTATACGACTAGAAGTTGATGGCGGCGTGAAGGCGGATAATATTCGCCAGATTGCCGAAGCAGGCGCAGATACCTTTGTTGCAGGTTCGGCGATTTTTAACACCCCTGACTATCCAGCAACCCTCGCAAAATTCCGTGCAGAATTAGCACAGGTGAAAAGATGATGCAAAGACCCGCATTAGTTTTATGTGATTTAGATGGTACGTTGGTCGACAGCATGGCGGATTTAGCCAACGCGGTTGATGCAATGATGGCGGAATTGGAATTACCGCTGTGTGGTGAGGAAAAAGTTCGTCATTGGGTGGGAAATGGTGCAGAACGCTTGGTAAAACGCGCATTGACAAATGATTTTCATGCTGAACCCGATGCCGATTTATTTGCCAAAGCGTTTCCTTTATTCGTAACAGCTTATGCACAAAATAATGGTGAACATAGCAAATTATATGATGGTGTTATGGAAGGTTTACTATGGTTACAGCAACAAGGTTTTCATTTAGGCTGTATCACGAATAAACCCGAGCAATTTACCTTGCCCCTGTTGGAAAAGCTAGATATTAAACGTTTTTTTCCATTAGTTGTCAGTGGTGATACCTTGCCCGCAAAAAAACCCGACCCACTCCCCTTATTACATGCCGCGCAGTTTTTTGGCGTGTTGCCTGCTGATAGCTTATTTATTGGTGATTCAATCAATGATGTTTTAGCCGCGCGTGCTGCGGGTTTTAGCGTGATTTGTGTTAGTTACGGTTACAATCACGGGCAAGACATCCGCACAGCCAATCCTGATAGTGTGTTGGATTCCTTGGTAGAATTAACAACATTATCATTTAATTAAATACAGTATTTTTGTAGGTGCAAATTGATTTGTGCCTACATAGTTATGTTAGTAGTTTGATGACATTGATATTTAGGTGTATTAGAATATTTCGTTAAAATTTAACGGCTTCTAAAAAATCATGCCTATCCCAAAAACGCCTACTTTCCTTTTAAAAAAAATAGAGGCCTGTCGCGCTCAGCAAGAAAAAACGTTGAGCTTAAAAGAGGGAGACAAGTTTAACAACTTTCGTCTGCTTCATATTCCGCCTGAAGTTTTTACCCTAACACACTTAGAACATTTAGATTTATGTGATAACGCTATTCAAATCGTTCCCGACGAGATTAAACAACTAACCCAGTTAAAACGCTTAGATTTACGCGGTAATCCCTTAAGTCGAGTTGCAGATATTGCTGGTTTAGTTGTGCATTATGCTGATTTTCAGCGTTTAAATATTCCCGCCAAAAATATTCTTGGTTTAAAACTCACCTTATTTTCTTATGACCCGCCCACTGGGATTTTTGCATGTCCGAATTTAATTGCGTTAGAAATTCGTAACCATCGTTTAACCCAAATTCCTGACTGGGTTTTTAAATTGGTTAATCTGACAGAATTGAATTTAAGTAATAACAAACTACAAAATCTGTCAGGGCTAGAAACGCTGAGGAATCTCTCTACTTTAGATTTGCGTGATAACCGATTAACGAGTCTGTTAGGGCTAGAAACGCTGAGGAATCTCTCTGCTTTAGATTTGCGTGGAAACCAATTAACGAGTCTGTCAGGGCTAGAAACGCTGGCGAATCTCTCTGCTTTAGATTTGCGTGGAAACCAATTAACGAGTCTGTCAGGGCTAGAAACGCTGGCGAATCTCTCTGCTTTAGATTTGCGTTCTAACCGATTAACGAGTCTGTCAGGGCTAGAAACGCTGGCGAATCTCTCTACTTTAGATTTAAGTTTTAACCAATTAACGAGTCTGTCAGGGCTAGAAACGCTGGTGTATCTCTCTTCTTTAGATTTGAGTGGAAACCCATTAACGAGTCTGTCAGGGCTAGAAACGCTGGCGAATCTCTCTACTTTAGATTTAAGTTTTAACCAATTAACGAGTCTGTCAGGGCTAGAAACGCTGGCGAATCTCTCTTCTTTACATTTGAGTCATAACAAATTAACGAGTCTGTCAGGGCTAGAAACGCTGACGAATCTCTCTGCTTTAGATTTGAGTTTTAACGAATTAACGAGTCTGTCAGGGCTAGAAATGCTGGGGTATCTCTCTTCTTTAGATTTGAGTAGAAACGACTTAACGAGTCTGTCAGGGCTAGAAACGCTGGCGAATCTCTCTTCTTTAGATTTGAGTAGAAACGACTTAATAAGTCTGTCAGGGCTAGAAACGCTGGCGAATCTCTCTTCTTTAGATTTAAGTTATAACCAATTAACGAGTCTGTCAGGGCTAGAAACGCTGGCGAATCTCTCCTTTTTAAATTTGAGTAATAACGACTTAACGAGTCTGTCAGGGCTGGAAACGCTGGGGAACCTCTCTACTTTATATTTGAGTGGAAACCAATTAACGAGTTTGTCAGGGCTAGAAACGTTGGGGAATCTCTCTTCTTTAAATTTAAGTAGAAACCAATTAACGAGTCTGTCAGGGCTAGAAACGCTGGCGAATCTCTCCTTTTTAAATTTAAGTAGAAACCAATTAACGAGTCTGTCAGGGCTAGAAACGCTGGCGAATCTCTCCTTTTTAAATTTGAGTAATAACGACTTAACGAGTCTGTCAGGGCTAAAAACGCTGGCGTATCTCTCTTCTTTAGATTTAAGTGAAAACCAATTAGCGAGTCTGTCAGGGCTAGAAACGTTGGCGAATCTCTCCTTTTTAAATTTGAG contains:
- the rpe gene encoding ribulose-phosphate 3-epimerase yields the protein MQDYYIAPSILSADFARLGEEVRNVLSAGADIVHFDVMDNHYVPNLTIGPLVCEALRKHGITAPIDVHLMVKPVDRIIPDFAKAGATYITFHPEASEHIDRSLQLIRDCGCKSGLVFNPATPLDYLRHVLDKVDMILLMSVNPGFGGQSFIPNTLNKLREARQLIDNSGLSIRLEVDGGVKADNIRQIAEAGADTFVAGSAIFNTPDYPATLAKFRAELAQVKR
- a CDS encoding phosphoglycolate phosphatase; this translates as MMQRPALVLCDLDGTLVDSMADLANAVDAMMAELELPLCGEEKVRHWVGNGAERLVKRALTNDFHAEPDADLFAKAFPLFVTAYAQNNGEHSKLYDGVMEGLLWLQQQGFHLGCITNKPEQFTLPLLEKLDIKRFFPLVVSGDTLPAKKPDPLPLLHAAQFFGVLPADSLFIGDSINDVLAARAAGFSVICVSYGYNHGQDIRTANPDSVLDSLVELTTLSFN